A window of the Helianthus annuus cultivar XRQ/B chromosome 4, HanXRQr2.0-SUNRISE, whole genome shotgun sequence genome harbors these coding sequences:
- the LOC110936908 gene encoding glycine-rich protein 2: MTDDGARKSGTVKWFNDTKGFGFITPEDGSEDLFVHQSSIRTDGFRSLGDGESVEYLVEEGSDGRTKAADVTGPNEGPVQGSSRGGGGGGGGRGGGGDRYGGGGGYNGGSRGGRGGGDRYGGGGGGYGGGGGGYGGGGGGGGGACFKCGETGHMARECSQGGGGGGGYGGGGGGYGGGGRGGSRGGGGGCYNCGEEGHFSRECPNGSNR, encoded by the coding sequence ATGACTGACGACGGCGCTAGGAAATCAGGAACCGTCAAGTGGTTCAACGACACCAAGGGTTTCGGCTTCATCACGCCGGAGGACGGCAGCGAAGATCTCTTCGTTCATCAATCGTCGATCAGAACAGACGGTTTTCGCAGCCTCGGTGACGGTGAGTCCGTTGAGTACCTTGTTGAAGAAGGTTCAGACGGCCGGACCAAAGCTGCTGACGTCACCGGTCCGAATGAAGGTCCGGTTCAGGGTAGCAGCCGTGGAggcggtggcggcggtggtggccgTGGAGGCGGTGGTGATCGGtatggaggtggtggtggttatAATGGCGGAAGCCGTGGAGGACGTGGCGGTGGGGATCGTTATGGCGGCGGAGGCGGCGGTTatggaggaggtggcggtggttaCGGCGGCGGAGGCGGCGGTGGAGGTGGTGCGTGTTTTAAGTGTGGTGAGACTGGTCATATGGCTAGGGAGTGTTCTCagggcggtggaggcggtggtggttacggcggaggtggtggtggttaCGGAGGTGGTGGTCGTGGTGGTAGtcgtggcggcggcggcggttgctataactgtggtgaagAAGGGCATTTCTCTCGTGAATGCCCTAATGGCAGCAACCGTTGA